A DNA window from Luteolibacter luteus contains the following coding sequences:
- a CDS encoding GNAT family N-acetyltransferase yields MEIPPQIELRPYQKGDAADLAGLLSELGYPTEAEAVRARMALLSADHFTIVADCGGQVAGFIGLVKIQAYETPAPLGYILALSVGGTYQRQGLGKALVAAAEEYFRSQGITDIRVSSGLQREEAHLFYEAMGYQKTGYRFRRSIK; encoded by the coding sequence ATGGAAATCCCGCCCCAGATCGAGCTCCGGCCCTATCAGAAAGGGGATGCGGCTGACTTGGCAGGCCTGCTTTCCGAACTGGGCTACCCGACGGAGGCCGAGGCAGTGCGGGCCCGGATGGCACTCCTCTCCGCAGATCATTTCACGATTGTCGCGGATTGCGGTGGCCAGGTTGCCGGCTTCATCGGGCTGGTGAAGATCCAAGCCTACGAGACACCGGCACCGCTGGGTTACATCCTGGCGCTGTCGGTCGGCGGGACCTACCAGCGTCAGGGATTGGGGAAAGCGCTCGTCGCCGCGGCGGAGGAGTACTTCCGCTCGCAAGGGATCACAGACATCCGGGTCAGCAGCGGGCTACAACGGGAAGAGGCTCATCTCTTCTACGAGGCAATGGGGTACCAGAAGACAGGGTATCGTTTCAGGAGAAGCATCAAGTGA
- a CDS encoding 3-keto-disaccharide hydrolase — protein sequence MKSITLLLLPLAVSAAEPKLQSLSLFNSKDLSGWKGEGYVVEDGAIVCTPEGRNLVTERTYANYALDFEFKLPAGGNNGIGINYPGTGDAAYVGMEVQVLDNSADQYKSLEPAQYHGSLYKLAAAKKAPLKPVGEWNQERIYVNGNDVQVTVNGEVILNAKLDELNKQDPKHEGAKRRSGHIALCGHGDRVAFRRISICELPPAANEEGAKKEGFTKIFDGSTLEGWESEPGDEGHWRPVNGILKYDGRSEAKDKDLWFSKEYGDMTMIFDWRWAAPGPVMKRPIIGADGKETGEQVEVQELDSGIYLRGNSKSQVNLWNWPCGSGEVYGYRTDKSQPAEVIAGVTPKAKADKPVGEWNRTMITIKGDRLTVAINGQTVIENAQLPDVPAKGKIALQHHGSSIDFANIWVKEL from the coding sequence ATGAAATCCATCACCCTTCTTCTCCTTCCACTCGCCGTATCCGCCGCGGAGCCGAAGCTCCAATCGCTCTCGCTCTTCAACAGCAAGGACCTTTCCGGCTGGAAGGGTGAAGGCTATGTGGTGGAAGATGGCGCGATCGTCTGCACGCCGGAAGGCCGCAACCTGGTGACCGAACGCACCTACGCGAACTACGCGCTCGATTTCGAATTCAAGCTGCCCGCGGGCGGCAACAACGGCATCGGGATCAACTACCCGGGCACCGGCGATGCGGCGTATGTCGGCATGGAAGTGCAGGTGCTGGACAACTCCGCGGACCAGTACAAGAGCCTCGAGCCCGCCCAGTATCACGGCTCGCTCTACAAGCTGGCCGCCGCCAAGAAGGCCCCGCTGAAGCCGGTGGGCGAGTGGAACCAGGAGCGCATCTACGTGAATGGCAACGACGTGCAGGTCACGGTCAACGGCGAGGTGATCCTCAATGCAAAGCTCGACGAGCTGAACAAGCAGGATCCGAAGCATGAAGGTGCGAAGCGCCGCTCCGGGCACATCGCACTCTGTGGTCACGGTGACCGCGTGGCCTTCCGCCGCATCAGCATTTGCGAACTTCCTCCTGCCGCGAATGAAGAAGGCGCGAAGAAGGAAGGCTTCACCAAGATCTTCGACGGAAGCACGCTCGAGGGCTGGGAGTCCGAGCCGGGTGACGAAGGTCACTGGCGTCCGGTCAACGGCATTCTGAAGTACGACGGCCGCAGCGAAGCGAAGGACAAGGACCTCTGGTTCAGCAAGGAGTATGGCGACATGACCATGATCTTCGACTGGCGCTGGGCAGCTCCCGGACCGGTGATGAAGCGCCCGATCATCGGCGCCGACGGCAAGGAAACCGGCGAACAAGTGGAAGTGCAGGAGCTGGACAGCGGCATCTACCTGCGCGGCAACTCGAAGAGCCAGGTGAACCTCTGGAACTGGCCCTGCGGCTCCGGCGAAGTCTATGGCTATCGCACGGACAAGTCGCAACCGGCCGAGGTCATCGCCGGTGTGACACCGAAGGCGAAGGCCGACAAGCCGGTGGGCGAATGGAACCGCACCATGATCACGATCAAGGGTGATCGCCTGACGGTGGCGATCAACGGCCAAACGGTGATCGAGAACGCCCAGCTCCCGGACGTCCCGGCGAAGGGCAAGATCGCCCTGCAGCATCACGGCTCCTCGATCGACTTCGCGAACATCTGGGTGAAGGAGCTCTAA
- a CDS encoding Gfo/Idh/MocA family protein, with protein sequence MQNPIRILCVGAGHMGRSHALAYHRIPGFEICGIVTRSAESRGKLNAELGGGYAEFADFHEALAATKPDAVSISTYPDTHGPYAEAAFEAGCHVFIEKPLAENVDAAEAIVAKARATGKKLVIGYILRHHPSWIKFIEVAQTLGKPLVMRMNLNQQSFGDNWKTHKALMSSISPVVDCGVHYVDVMCQMTRSRPIRVSGIGARLSDELPEGKINYGALQVTFEDGSVGWYEAGWGPMMSEVAFFVKDVVGPKGCVSIVADKAAGEGQSSNVDAHTQTQSLRLHHSQLTAEGTFVKADDMIRLDDEPDHDALCHREQEFFLKAILEDTDLTDHMDDAVASMRIVEAADESFRTGKTIDL encoded by the coding sequence ATGCAGAATCCTATCCGCATCCTCTGCGTCGGAGCCGGCCACATGGGCCGCTCCCACGCTCTCGCCTACCATCGCATTCCCGGCTTCGAGATCTGCGGGATCGTCACCCGCTCCGCGGAAAGCCGCGGAAAGCTGAATGCCGAGCTCGGCGGCGGCTATGCAGAGTTCGCGGATTTTCACGAGGCTCTGGCGGCGACCAAGCCGGATGCGGTGAGCATTTCCACCTACCCCGACACCCACGGCCCCTACGCGGAAGCGGCATTTGAAGCCGGTTGCCATGTCTTCATCGAGAAGCCGCTGGCGGAAAATGTGGATGCCGCGGAGGCGATCGTGGCCAAGGCGAGGGCGACCGGGAAGAAGCTGGTGATCGGCTATATCCTGCGCCACCACCCAAGCTGGATCAAATTTATCGAAGTGGCCCAGACCCTCGGCAAGCCGCTGGTCATGCGCATGAACCTGAACCAGCAGTCCTTCGGAGATAACTGGAAGACCCACAAGGCGCTGATGTCCTCAATCTCGCCGGTGGTCGATTGCGGGGTGCACTACGTGGATGTGATGTGCCAGATGACCCGCTCCCGCCCGATCCGCGTGTCCGGGATCGGTGCCCGCCTGAGCGACGAGCTGCCGGAAGGCAAGATCAACTACGGTGCGCTGCAGGTGACCTTCGAAGACGGATCCGTAGGCTGGTATGAGGCCGGCTGGGGTCCGATGATGAGCGAGGTGGCTTTCTTCGTGAAAGATGTGGTGGGCCCGAAGGGCTGTGTCTCGATCGTGGCGGACAAGGCCGCGGGCGAGGGCCAGAGCTCGAATGTGGATGCGCACACGCAGACTCAATCGCTGCGCCTTCACCACTCCCAGCTCACGGCGGAAGGGACTTTCGTAAAAGCGGACGACATGATCCGTCTGGACGACGAACCGGATCACGATGCCCTGTGCCATCGCGAGCAGGAGTTCTTCCTCAAGGCAATCCTGGAAGATACGGATCTGACCGATCACATGGATGATGCGGTCGCTTCCATGCGTATCGTCGAAGCAGCAGACGAAAGCTTCCGCACCGGCAAGACCATCGATCTTTAA